The Humulus lupulus chromosome 3, drHumLupu1.1, whole genome shotgun sequence genome window below encodes:
- the LOC133823897 gene encoding pentatricopeptide repeat-containing protein At4g21065-like, producing the protein MAMLKFKKQSFIIASHKKLLCFCLASTASAAANMAELTTPQLNSQNTQLRERLEIPSPCYLDPKYVISLLISSIKLSQIRQIHSQVVIHGMLQNLNVANKLLYIYSQHKAFGDAYKLFSEMGERDAITWSVIIGGFAKVGDYIHCFGIFRQLIQSGAPPDNYTLPFLIRVSRDRMNVLNGRIIHNIVFKHGLESNSFVCAALVDMYAKCKVIKDARQLFDKFPCRDPVTWTVMIGGYAECGNACESLVLFDSMREEGVVPDKITMVTVVSACAKLGAMHKARLVHDYVFENNFSLDVILGTAMIDMYAKCGCVDSARSIFNQMKEKNVVSWSAMIAAYGYHGHGRKALDTFSMMLSSRTLPNAITFVSLLYACSHAGLIEEGLRFFSLMLDEFSVRPNVKHYTCMVDLLGRAGRLDEAISLVESMTVEKDEGIWVALLGACRIHGHIDLAEKAANSLLKLQPHNAGHYVLLSNIYAKAGRWKNVAKVRDLMSQTRLKKVPGWTWIEVDYNIHKFSSGDETHPCSKEIYEKLKNLNEKLELAGYVPDTNFVLQDVAEEIKVGMLYSHSEKLAIAFGLIATPVGSPIRITKNLRVCGDCHTFSKFVSAITQRVIIVRDSSRFHHFKDGVCSCGDYW; encoded by the coding sequence ATGGCCATGCTCAAATTTAAAAAACAGAGCTTCATTATTGCGAGCCATAAGAAGCTTCTTTGCTTCTGCTTGGCTTCTACAGCTTCTGCTGCTGCTAACATGGCGGAGCTCACAACTCCTCAACTCAATTCACAGAACACCCAGTTGCGAGAAAGACTGGAAATTCCTTCCCCTTGCTATTTGGACCCCAAATATGTTATCTCTTTGCTGATTAGCAGTATAAAACTTTCCCAGATCAGACAGATTCATTCGCAAGTGGTAATCCATGGAATGTTACAGAATCTCAACGTTGCGAACAAGCTTCTTTATATATATTCTCAGCATAAAGCTTTTGGCGATGCTTATAAGTTGTTTAGCGAGATGGGAGAGAGAGACGCAATTACTTGGAGTGTAATAATTGGTGGGTTTGCCAAAGTTGGTGATTATATTCATTGTTTTGGAATATTTAGACAGCTAATTCAATCTGGGGCTCCACCTGATAATTATACATTGCCATTTTTGATAAGGGTTTCCAGGGATAGGATGAATGTTTTGAACGGGAGAATAATTCATAACATTGTTTTCAAACATGGGTTGGAGTCGAACAGCTTCGTCTGTGCTGCTCTAGTGGATATGTATGCGAAGTGCAAGGTAATTAAGGATGCACGCCAGTTGTTTGATAAATTTCCTTGTAGAGACCCTGTTACGTGGACTGTTATGATTGGCGGCTATGCTGAATGTGGGAATGCTTGTGAGTCCTTGGTTTTATTTGATTCGATGAGAGAGGAGGGTGTAGTCCCTGATAAGATCACTATGGTTACTGTAGTTTCTGCTTGTGCAAAATTGGGGGCCATGCATAAGGCCAGACTTGTTCATGACTAcgtatttgaaaataatttttcctTGGACGTGATCTTGGGAACAGCCATGATTGATATGTATGCTAAATGTGGATGTGTTGATTCTGCAAGGAGTATATTCAACCAAATGAAAGAAAAGAATGTCGTTTCTTGGAGTGCCATGATCGCAGCTTACGGGTATCATGGCCATGGTAGAAAAGCACTCGACACATTTTCTATGATGTTGAGCAGTAGGACATTGCCAAATGCAATAACCTTTGTTTCACTATTATATGCCTGTAGTCACGCTGGTTTGATTGAGGAAGGTCTCCGGTTTTTCTCATTGATGTTGGATGAATTCTCTGTGAGGCCTAATGTTAAACACTATACTTGTATGGTGGATCTATTAGGCCGTGCAGGGAGACTTGATGAGGCCATTAGCTTGGTTGAGAGCATGACAGTTGAGAAAGATGAAGGCATATGGGTTGCTTTGCTTGGGGCATGTAGAATCCATGGACATATAGACCTGGCAGAAAAGGCAGCAAATTCACTTCTTAAACTACAGCCCCACAACGCAGGACATTATGTTTTGTTGTCGAATATTTATGCCAAAGCTGGTAGATGGAAAAATGTGGCAAAAGTTAGGGATCTCATGAGTCAGACTAGGCTAAAGAAAGTTCCTGGTTGGACATGGATTGAGGTGGATTACAATATTCACAAATTTAGTTCTGGAGATGAGACTCATCCTTGTTCCAAGGAGATATATGAAAAGCTCAAAAACTTGAATGAGAAGCTGGAACTGGCAGGCTATGTTCCTGATACAAATTTCGTTTTGCAAGATGTTGCTGAAGAAATTAAGGTGGGAATGTTGTATTCACATAGTGAAAAATTAGCTATTGCATTTGGCTTAATTGCAACCCCTGTTGGATCTCCTATCCGAATAACAAAGAACCTTAGAGTTTGTGGTGATTGCCACACATTTAGTAAGTTTGTATCAGCCATTACACAAAGAGTGATCATTGTCCGAGATTCAAGTCGCTTTCACCACTTCAAGGATGGAGTTTGTTCATGTGGGGATTATTGGTAA
- the LOC133823898 gene encoding kinesin-like protein KIN-5C — protein sequence MSGRHEKEKGVNVQVLLRCRPFSEDELRSNAPQVVTCNDYMREVAVSQSIAGKHIDRVFTFDKVFGPSAQQKDLYEQAVIPIVHEVLEGFNCTIFAYGQTGTGKTYTMEGECKRAKSGPNGELPPEAGVIPRAVKQIFDTLESQNAEYSVKVTFLELYNEEITDLLAPEEISRVMLEEKQKKALPLMEDGKGGVLVRGLEEEIVTSANEIFTLLERGSAKRRTAETFLNKQSSRSHSLFSITIHIKEATPEGEELIKCGKLNLVDLAGSENISRSGAREGRAREAGEINKSLLTLGRVINALVEHLGHIPYRDSKLTRLLRDSLGGRTKTCIIATVSPAVHCLEETLSTLDYAHRAKNIKNKPEVNQKMMKSTLIKDLYGEIERLKSEVYAAREKNGVYIPKERYFQEESERKAMADQIEQMGVTLENHQKQYEELQDKYKVQVQQCNDLSSKLEGTEKNLNQTSKLLANTEEELRKCHYSLKERDFIISEQKKAENALAHQACVLRSDLEKALGDNALLFQKINREDKMSSDNRSLVNNYQLELGKQIKSLCNYVEKSLSNQEGHIQCVDKLCRTFLDAHDKAVIDLKKKVKSSRALYLSHIEAMQNVVRLHKASSDAGLEEVSSLASSSAHSVEDFLASEAGKIDSIFGDLQSSLSTQQGEMALFARELRQRFNTSVDQIKDISEYSQGYLQKLFDERKRLESHVSAVSEIKMKTIAEFQKAYEDQSKSDAEKLMADITCLVTNHMCRQKEMVDARLVGLRDGAIADKEFLDGHVSSMEGITNDAKRKWESFSTQAENDAKDGAVHSAAKHCRMEVLLQQCVSTADSAFKQWKMTQESVNEMEAKHVAAVTTFTRNASEGNEQHDAEINSARVAAEQDVAKNNEELLQSVDSVSEQERESISGIQETVKAHSSTLETFRVDHSGHATTIEEKARETFINQYMDYEPTGSTPVRTEQDIPTKGTIESLRAMPMDSLVEEFRENNSYESFDGKELKPSLIPRSPLTQIN from the exons ATGTCAGGTCGCCATGAGAAAGAGAAAGGCGTCAATGTTCAAGTCCTTCTTCGTTGCAG ACCGTTCAGCGAAGATGAGTTGCGGAGCAATGCGCCGCAAGTGGTGACTTGCAATGATTACATGAGAGAAGTGGCTGTGTCCCAGAGCATTGCGGGGAAGCACATAGACAGAGTTTTTACTTTCGATAAG GTTTTTGGCCCCTCTGCTCAGCAGAAAGATCTTTATGAACAAGCCGTGATTCCAATTGTACATGAAGTCTTGGAAGGCTTTAATTGTACCATTTTCGCCTATGGTCAAACTGGTACAGGAAAAACGTATACAATGGAGGGTGAATGCAAAAGAGCAAAG AGTGGACCTAATGGAGAATTGCCTCCTGAGGCTGGGGTGATTCCTAGGGCTGTTAAGCAGATATTTGATACCCTTGAGAGCCAGAATGCCGAGTACAGTGTAAAAGTCACCTTTTTAGAACTTTATAATGAGGAGATCACTGATTTACTTGCCCCTGAAGAGATTTCCAGAGTTATGTTGGAGGAGAAGCAAAAAAAGGCGTTGCCTTTGATGGAGGATGGGAAAGGTGGAGTTCTTGTTAGAGGTTTGGAGGAAGAAATTGTGACAAGTGCAAATGAAATTTTTACTTTACTTGAAAGAGGGTCTGCAAAACGACGCACTGCAGAAACTTTTTTGAACAAGCAGTCGAG TCGGTCACACTCTCTATTTTCCATAACCATTCACATTAAAGAAGCTACACCAGAAGGTGAAGAATTAATCAAGTGTGGAAAGTTGAATCTAGTTGATTTGGCAGGATCTGAGAATATTTCTCGTTCTGGAGCTCGAGAG GGGCGTGCTAGAGAAGCTGGAGAGATTAACAAAAGTTTACTGACTTTAGGAAGGGTAATAAATGCTCTGGTGGAACATCTGGGGCATATTCCATATAG GGATAGCAAGCTAACACGGTTACTTCGTGACTCACTTGGGGGAAGAACCAAGACATGCATCATAGCTACAGTTTCGCCGGCTGTCCATTGTCTCGAGGAAACGTTGAGCACACTGGATTATGCACACCGCGCGAAGAATATAAAGAATAAGCCTGAG GTTAACCAAAAAATGATGAAATCAACACTTATCAAAGATCTTTATGGTGAAATTGAGCGCCTTAAGTCAG AGGTTTATGCTGCACGTGAGAAAAATGGTGTCTATATCCCGAAAGAAAGATACTTTCAGGAGGAAAGCGAAAGAAAG GCCATGGCTGACCAAATTGAGCAAATGGGGGTTACTCTAGAAAACCATCAGAAG CAATATGAGGAATTGCAAGATAAGTATAAAGTCCAGGTTCAACAATGCAATGATTTGAGTAGCAAACTTGAAGGCACAGAG AAAAACTTAAATCAAACCTCTAAACTGCTTGCTAACACGGAGGAAGAATTAAGAAAATGCCATTATTCCCTGAAGGAGAGGGATTTTATTATATCAGAACAGAAGAAAGCAG AAAATGCGCTGGCCCATCAAGCATGTGTTTTACGATCTGACTTGGAGAAGGCACTTGGAGATAATGCTTTGTTGTTTCAGAAAATCA ATAGAGAGGACAAGATGAGTTCTGATAATAGATCGTTGGTCAACAATTACCAATTAGAGCTTGGGAAGCAAATCAAATCTCTTTGCAACTATGTTGAAAAGTCATTGTCTAATCAGGAAGGACACATTCAGTGTGTTGACAAACTTTGTCGAACATTTTTAGATGCACATGACAAG GCTGTTATTGACTTGAAAAAGAAAGTTAAATCTTCAAGGGCTTTGTATCTTTCTCACATAGAGGCAATGCAAAATGTTGTTCGTTTGCACAAGGCGAGCTCTGATGCTGGTTTGGAGGAAGTTTCTTCTTTGGCTTCTTCTAGTGCACATTCTGTTGAAGAT TTCCTAGCATCTGAGGCTGGTAAAATAGACTCCATATTTGGTGATCTTCAGAGTTCTCTTTCAACACAGCAGGGCGAGATGGCCCTTTTTGCAAGGGAGTTGCGGcag AGATTCAATACCTCTGTTGATCAAATAAAGGACATATCTGAATACTCTCAAGGATATCTGCAAAAGCTTTTTGATGAGAGAAAAAGGCTTGAATCTCACGTTTCAGCAGTTAGTGAAATAAAAATGAAGACTATTGCCGAGTTTCAGAAGGCTTATGAG GATCAATCTAAATCTGATGCAGAGAAACTTATGGCTGACATTACTTGCTTGGTCACCAACCACATGTGTCGTCAAAAAGAAATG GTGGATGCCAGGCTTGTTGGTTTACGAGATGGTGCAATTGCAGACAAGGAATTTTTGGATGGTCATGTTTCCTCAATGGAAGGTATTACAAATGATGCAAAACGAAAATGGGAGTCATTCTCAACGCAAGCAGAAAATGATGCCAAAGATGGTGCTGTACACTCTGCTGCAAAGCATTGTCGTATGGAGGTACTTCTGCAACAATG TGTAAGCACCGCTGATTCTGCTTTCAAGCAATGGAAGATGACACAAGAGTCTGTGAATGAGATGGAAGCAAAGCATGTGGCGGCTGTTACGACATTTACCAG GAATGCTTCTGAGGGCAATGAACAACATGATGCTGAGATCAATTCTGCAAGGGTAGCAGCTGAGCAAGATGTAGCAAAGAATAACGAGGAGCTGCTTCAGTCTGTCGATA GTGTGTCCGAGCAAGAAAGAGAGTCTATATCTGGAATCCAGGAGACAGTCAAAGCTCATTCAAGTACCTTGGAAACTTTCAGGGTGGATCACTCTGGTCATGCTACAACCATTGAGGAGAAGGCTCGGGAAACCTTCATCAACCAGTACATG GATTATGAGCCTACTGGAAGTACGCCAGTAAGGACTGAGCAGGACATTCCAACCAAAGGGACAATAGAGTCACTCCGAGCCATGCCGATGGACTCTCTTGTTGAGGAATTTCGGGAAAACAATTCGTATGAATCGTTTGACGGAAAAGAGTTGAAACCGTCCCTCATACCACGCTCTCCCCTTACACAAATCAATTGa